One Pagrus major chromosome 11, Pma_NU_1.0 genomic region harbors:
- the commd2 gene encoding COMM domain-containing protein 2 → MLLVLSEDHKEHLAFLPKVDTAVVGEFGRIALEFLRRGTSPKIYEGAARKLCVPVEMVHHGVEGLMFLMTESSKHMLSEVDFLDSVLVLGFSEELNQILLQLYLQHHSQIRSILSQLPSNLPAYHSLEWRLDVQLASRSVRQQVIPMLTMHLLLTRGCDSSSRVLQTDPSTLLHLISTLEAALAAMKTSHSRRILRNIK, encoded by the exons ATGCTGCTGGTTTTGTCTGAGGACCACAAAGAGCACCTCGCCTTCCTGCCGAAGGTTGACACCGCAG tggttGGAGAGTTTGGTCGCATAGCGCTGGAGTTCCTGAGGAGAGGAACCAGCCCCAAGATCTACGAGGGAGCAGCAA GGAAGCTGTGTGTTCCTGTGGAAATGGTGCATCATGGAGTGGAGGGCCTGATGTTCCTGATGACAGAGAGCTCCAAACACATG CTCTCTGAAGTGGACTTCCTGGACTCGGTGTTGGTTTTGGGGTTCAGTGAAGAGCTTAACCAGATCCTCTTACAG CTGTACCTGCAGCACCACAGTCAGATCCGCAGTATCCTGAGTCAGCTGCCTTCTAACCTGCCTGCCTACCACAGCCTAGAATGGAGACTGgatgtacag TTGGCGAGTCGATCAGTCCGGCAGCAGGTCATTCCCATGCTCACGATGCATCTCCTCCTGACGAGAGGTTGTGACAGCAGCAGCCGGGTTCTCCAGACAGACCCCAGCACTCTCCTGCACCTCATCTCCACACTGGAGGCTGCGCTGGCTGCCATGAAAACCAGTCACTCCCGCCGCATATTACGCAACATCAAATAA